The DNA window ACCATTATTTTTATAATAAGCTCCCACTACAATATAATCACCATCTATTGAAACACCATGCCCGAAAAATTCATAATCACCTGAAACAGCGTCAGATGCTGTTAGTTTAGCTTGTTCTGTCCAGTTTGTACCTGAACGCTTAAAGACATAAGCAGCACCAACACCGCTATCTTTGAAATAAGCTCCTATCACTGCATAATCACCACTTATTGACACACTATAACCAAAATAATCATTGATAATAGGGTCAGAAGCTGTGAGCTTAGCTTGTTCTGTCCAAGTGCCACCTGATTTTATAAAAATATAAGCAGAACCAGAATTTGATGTGGTATCATCATCACTAGGAACACCAACAATGGCATAATCGCCATTAATTGAAACACTATGTCCATAATCATCATTAGCTGCACCATCAGAAGCTGTGGCGTTGATGATTTCGTTCCAGTTGACGTCTGCTGGTGGCTCTGGCGTTTCTAATTCAAAAACGTAAGCAGAGCCTGAGCCACTACCTGCATCACTATTTACAGGAGCACCTACGATTGCATTTGTATTTACCCCATCTATACCAACTGACCATCCAAACAAATCACCAGTAGCACCATCTGCAGGCACAAATTTTTCTTGCTGAGACCAATTAGAACCTGAGCGCATATACATATAAGCAGCACCAGAATTAGTACCACTAGCATCAGCACCACGAGCACCAATATTGATATAATCTCCTCCTATTGCGATAGAAATTCCAAATAAGTCGGATGCTGCTCCATCTGCTGCAGTTAATTTTTCTTGTTGGGACCAAGCAGACCCTGATCTAAGAAATACGTAAGCTGAACCTGAACTACTACCATCATCGTCATCAAAAGGAGAACCTATAGCAATGTAATCTCCAGAAATAGAAACACTTAAACCAAATTGATCACTAGCAGCAGCATCTGAAGCGAGTAACTTAGATTGTTCTGTCCATGTATTCCCTGAACGATTAAAAATATAAGCAGAACCTGAGTCTGTACCATTATCATCATTTCCAGGAGCTCCTACAATGGCATAATCACCAGAGATAGCAACAGATTGTCCGAAAAAATCTACATGAGCCGTATCGGATGCAAGAAGTTTAGTTTGCTCTGACCATGTTACTCCCGAACGATTAAAAATATAAGCAGAACCTGAATTTGAACCCACAACGTCATCGTTTGGCGCACTAATTATTACATAATCATTATCTATAGCAACAGATGTTCCGAATCGGTCGTCTGTACCACGGTCGGATGCATTAAGTTTAGTTTGCTGTGACCATGTTGAACCAGAACGTATAAATATATAGGTAGAACCTGTTTGTGAAGCTCCGTCATCATCAAAAGGTGCTCCTACTATTGCGTAATCACCTGAAATAGCAACAGAATAACCAAATTGATCTCCAGCAGCTGCATCAGATGCAGTTAACTTAGCTTGCTCAGTCCATTCATCTCCAGAGCGTACAAGAATGTAAGCAGAACCAGAATCTACTCCCGAATCATCATTACTACGAGCTCCAACAATGGCGTAATCACCATCAATATCTACTGAAAACCCGTAGGCATCTTGAGCTGCAGCATCTGAAGCCAAAGCTTTAGAAATTTCGTCCCAGTTTTGGGCTTGTAAATTGTAGGTTGTAAATAAAATAAAGGCCAAAGCCCATAGTACTTGTTTTTTCATGATTGTTTTTTAAAGGTTATATGTAGTTTGACACTTTAGATAAACACGTGTTTTTCCTACAAAATGTAGGCAAAATAGTACGCCAGAATCTTAAAATTTAAAAAATGTTACGAAACACCCTTTTTATGTTAAGAACTGACGAAGTATCTGTAAATTAAGATGTAAGGTATTTGTTAGAAAGTATCCTTTAATTAGTTTTTAAATGGCAAATCTTCTTTTAATAGATTAGAGATTTTAAACGTATCTCCATTGGTCATCGTTATCGTAGAACTATTAAATTGAGATATAAAATCTGGATTTATTGCTACTCTTCTATTAATTTTATACAAGAGATTAGGAGGTAGTAATTTTAAAAATTCTTTTAAGGAAAACCTAATTAGTTTTTGGTCTTCATTAAGGTGAAGCTCTAGGTAGTTCGATTCTGACTTTATATACATTAATTCTGAAACATCTAGTCTGTAATTGGTTTTGCCTACGTTAAAACTTATTATGTTTGACGTATTAGTGTTTTGATTAGCAAATATCAAATCAAGATTTGTAGTGAGTACAATAGTATTAATCGGTTTTACAAGATAGCCTTCAGGTTGAGTTTTTATTAGTTCTTCTATGGTGTTACTATCTGAATAAGACGTTAAGTATATGATAGGAATACCAAACTCTGCTTTGATGACTTTCGCTAAATCTATTCCAGATTTCTGACCAAAAATATTGATATCTAACAATACTGCATCAGCTAGAGTTGTGTGTAAATATTTAAGTGCTTGCTCATAACTTATTGCAATACCTAAGCAATTATAACCATGTTTGCTAATGATATTTTCAATTTGCTTTGCAATAAGCACTTCATCTTCTACAATGAGAATGTTTTTTTTAATCATCCTTTTTTAAATTGAGTTTGAAATGATAGCGGCTTTGTTCTCTACTGTAGATCCCATTTAATTGCTGTACCATACTTTCAATGATGAATAATCCGAGCTGTTTTGTCTCTTTCTTTTCTATAAACTTTGTTCCAGAATCTGAATATTGTAATAGGATAATATTGTTTTCTAAATCGCATTTTATATGCAATTGCAAAGTTGTTTCATTACTTACAGCATGTTTGATGCTATTATTTACAAGTTCATTAATTAAAATCCCAATAGGAAGCAAGGTGTCCATATTAAGAGCTATATCTTTTGCATCCATAGTATAAGATATCTCTCTCTTAGAGATATGTATCGGACCATCGAGAACTCGAGTTAAATAGGTTTTAAGTTCAATTTTATCATTTATACTTGAAATATCTTTATAAGAGAATTGTTCGTGAGCTTCAGCAATTGTTTTCACCCTGTTTTCAAGATTATTTAGAATCTTTTGACTATTGATATCATCTGTTTCATTAGCATGAAAATTAATTAAACTTACAATGAGAGACAAATTGTTCTTTACACGATGATTGAGTTCTCTTAATAAAACATTTCGTTCAGAAAGTGTAATACCAAGCAGTTTATTTTTCTTTAATATTTCTTCTTTTTGTGTTTTATTTTCCTTATTTTTTTTCTTAATCCTACCCAATGCTAGGATTAATAATGTTAATAAAACACCAAAAACAGAAAGCACAAAAACTAATAGTTTTTTTTCATAGTTTACAGACTCTAGTTGTTCTCCATAACGTTTTTCTTCGAATTTAATTTTTAAATTTTCTTTTGCTTCTTCGAGTTTTGAAATACTTTGTCGTTGAATAGTTAAATTTTTCATCACATTTAACTCTTTACTTTTTTTTAAGTAATAATACGCTGAGTCATACACGTTTTGCATCTCATATATTTCATCTAACTCATCATAAATAAGCATCATGGTTATACTATCCTTCATTCTTGATTTCTTAATATGTAACCCTTTAAGAAGCATCTTTTTTGCTTTATTATATTCACCATTTTCTTTGTATGCCACAGCTATATTTTTTAATGCAAATGCCATATCATCAAAATTTTCTAATGCCTCATAATTTTTAATAGCTAACTCTAAATCTTTTAATCGCTGCTTATAGTCATCAGGGTCAGATAATCTATCAATTAAAAAAATAGCTATGGAAACCACATCATCATAGTCATTTGTTTCTCCAAATTTTTTAGCTTCATATGCTAATGGAAGTGCTGCTTTTTTATTACCTGACATTCTAAATAAAGATGATTTTCGATATAAGAATATTCCATAATATTGATCTTTGGGATGAGTGTTGTAATACTGTTCTACGCTATCCAATTTTTTTAAACCATCAGTAAACTCTTCATAAATTTCAAGAATTAACGCTTCACTTAACCACACTCTAACTTTATATTTTTTTGAGAGTAAATTTTGTGAGTATAATTCTGTTGCCAATTTTATTGCTTGGTCTAATTTCCATGACTCAGTAAGTGCTTGGAGTTTATAAGTAGTTACTATGGCTAATTGAATTTCGGAAAGGCTATTTGAAGACTTCAAACTATCTACTTCTTTCAGAATTAGAGTTGTATTTTTAGACTGAATTGCTTTTTCTAAACGCTGTAATTCGTTTTCAAAATCAACTTTTGGTAGCTGACTGAATGATTTAAAAACACACATTAATGCAATTAACATTGCATACTTTGCATTTATATATTTGAAAGAAGTGATAAACTTATTAATGTCTTGATAGAAATGGTTAAAAAAATAAAAATAGCTTAAAACTTTTATAATAAGTGTGATTATGTGATAAAGTATACGCTTTTTGGGATGAACGGAAATCTTAAACTTTTTAATAAAATGATAAAAAGATTTCATCACATTAAAAGCCTATGATTATTACATTATAGGCTTTTTACTATTATTGGTTCTCGATACGATTCTTCTGC is part of the Psychroserpens ponticola genome and encodes:
- a CDS encoding response regulator; this translates as MIKKNILIVEDEVLIAKQIENIISKHGYNCLGIAISYEQALKYLHTTLADAVLLDINIFGQKSGIDLAKVIKAEFGIPIIYLTSYSDSNTIEELIKTQPEGYLVKPINTIVLTTNLDLIFANQNTNTSNIISFNVGKTNYRLDVSELMYIKSESNYLELHLNEDQKLIRFSLKEFLKLLPPNLLYKINRRVAINPDFISQFNSSTITMTNGDTFKISNLLKEDLPFKN
- a CDS encoding sensor histidine kinase, which gives rise to MLIALMCVFKSFSQLPKVDFENELQRLEKAIQSKNTTLILKEVDSLKSSNSLSEIQLAIVTTYKLQALTESWKLDQAIKLATELYSQNLLSKKYKVRVWLSEALILEIYEEFTDGLKKLDSVEQYYNTHPKDQYYGIFLYRKSSLFRMSGNKKAALPLAYEAKKFGETNDYDDVVSIAIFLIDRLSDPDDYKQRLKDLELAIKNYEALENFDDMAFALKNIAVAYKENGEYNKAKKMLLKGLHIKKSRMKDSITMMLIYDELDEIYEMQNVYDSAYYYLKKSKELNVMKNLTIQRQSISKLEEAKENLKIKFEEKRYGEQLESVNYEKKLLVFVLSVFGVLLTLLILALGRIKKKNKENKTQKEEILKKNKLLGITLSERNVLLRELNHRVKNNLSLIVSLINFHANETDDINSQKILNNLENRVKTIAEAHEQFSYKDISSINDKIELKTYLTRVLDGPIHISKREISYTMDAKDIALNMDTLLPIGILINELVNNSIKHAVSNETTLQLHIKCDLENNIILLQYSDSGTKFIEKKETKQLGLFIIESMVQQLNGIYSREQSRYHFKLNLKKDD